Proteins encoded within one genomic window of Marinobacter halotolerans:
- the purU gene encoding formyltetrahydrofolate deformylase, which translates to MEHTYRLVISCPDRVGIVAKVSNFLSTYNGWITEASHHADTHSGWFFMRHEIKASSIPFGLDQFRAAFEPIAREFSMDWHIADSARPKKVILMCSKESHCVADLLHRWHSGEINAEIVAVISNHEDLRRMVEWHDIPYYCLPVNQNNRDEAFGEIDRLIEHHETDVVVLARYMQILPASLCEKYAGKIINIHHSFLPSFAGARPYHQAYSRGVKLIGATCHYVTQDLDEGPIIEQDVIRISHSDSIEDMVRLGKDVEKSVLSRGLRAHIEDRVITYENKTVVFD; encoded by the coding sequence ATGGAGCACACCTATCGTCTTGTGATTTCATGCCCGGACCGGGTGGGAATCGTGGCCAAGGTCAGTAATTTTCTGTCGACCTATAATGGCTGGATTACTGAGGCGAGTCACCATGCCGACACCCACAGCGGCTGGTTTTTCATGCGTCACGAGATCAAGGCCAGTTCGATTCCCTTTGGCCTGGACCAGTTCCGCGCAGCCTTCGAGCCCATAGCTCGCGAATTCAGTATGGACTGGCATATCGCCGATTCGGCCAGGCCGAAGAAAGTCATTCTGATGTGCAGCAAGGAATCCCACTGCGTCGCGGATCTGCTCCACCGCTGGCACAGCGGCGAAATTAACGCCGAAATCGTGGCAGTGATTTCCAACCATGAAGATTTGAGGCGAATGGTGGAGTGGCACGACATTCCATACTATTGCCTGCCGGTGAACCAGAATAACCGTGACGAGGCATTCGGCGAGATTGACAGGCTGATCGAGCATCACGAAACCGATGTGGTGGTGCTGGCCCGTTACATGCAGATACTGCCCGCCAGTCTGTGCGAAAAATACGCGGGGAAAATCATCAATATTCACCACAGCTTTCTGCCGTCCTTCGCCGGCGCCCGGCCATACCATCAGGCATACAGCCGTGGCGTAAAGCTGATTGGCGCCACTTGTCACTACGTGACCCAGGATCTGGACGAAGGCCCCATTATCGAGCAGGACGTGATCCGCATCAGCCACAGCGACTCTATCGAAGACATGGTGCGCCTGGGCAAGGATGTGGAGAAAAGCGTGCTGTCGCGGGGACTCCGGGCGCACATTGAAGACCGTGTGATCACCTATGAAAACAAGACAGTAGTTTTTGACTGA
- a CDS encoding PQQ-dependent sugar dehydrogenase, producing the protein MADSVTWRKAIPSFIVALVVGSVLGSLIQTQFNLYALQALGVEISLWTRLETSVQDLLNFAPLYAILFGLSFLCSQGLASLVVRFTAKVSRLWLYPLAAAIGLWATLVLVNTLAPMPTLIAATRGFAGLVSMLLAAAFAGWLFARLVTGARRHNGYSAIPVMLLVVGAGLALPQSEAVAQEVPGYKVETLAAGLEHPWSLAFLPDGRMLVTERAGRLRLLTADGEVMSGPLEGVPEVFSSAQAGLFEVLPAPDFQSSRMIYLSYACGTMEANHTCLARGKLGEEGLSDVSEIFRVQPAKAGNAHYGGRLAWLQDNTLVLTLGDGFDYREQAQRRQNHIGSIVRLNPDGSVPADNPYAGSDQYQGEIYSYGHRNVQGLVYDSERDLLIAHEHGPRGGDEINIIRPGANYGWPVASYGLDYTGARVTPYQEREGMVGPVLHWTPSIAPSGMTVVSGDLFPQWRGDLLIGGLVTRQVHRVRLEDGEAKQVGILFGGLDERIRDVETGPDGAVYLLTDSADGRVLRVTPK; encoded by the coding sequence ATGGCAGATTCTGTGACCTGGCGGAAAGCGATACCGTCTTTCATAGTGGCACTGGTCGTTGGCTCGGTACTTGGCAGTCTCATACAGACCCAGTTCAACCTGTATGCGCTACAAGCACTGGGGGTAGAGATCAGTCTGTGGACCCGGTTGGAAACCAGTGTCCAGGATCTGCTTAATTTTGCGCCTCTATACGCCATTCTGTTCGGGCTCAGTTTTCTGTGTTCCCAGGGGCTGGCGTCGCTGGTAGTCAGGTTCACGGCCAAGGTGAGCCGGCTGTGGCTTTACCCGCTCGCGGCCGCCATCGGGCTCTGGGCGACTCTGGTGCTGGTGAATACCCTGGCGCCCATGCCCACGCTTATTGCCGCCACACGTGGTTTTGCGGGCCTGGTGTCGATGCTCCTGGCTGCGGCGTTTGCCGGTTGGCTGTTTGCGCGTCTGGTGACTGGCGCCCGCCGCCACAATGGGTATTCTGCGATACCGGTCATGTTGCTTGTCGTAGGCGCCGGCCTGGCTCTTCCGCAGTCAGAGGCTGTGGCGCAAGAAGTGCCTGGCTATAAGGTGGAAACACTGGCCGCAGGCCTTGAGCACCCCTGGTCGCTGGCTTTCCTGCCAGATGGGCGAATGTTGGTGACCGAGCGGGCCGGCAGACTGCGCCTGTTAACGGCGGATGGCGAGGTGATGTCAGGCCCGCTGGAAGGCGTGCCAGAGGTGTTTTCCTCGGCCCAGGCGGGGCTGTTCGAGGTGCTCCCCGCGCCGGATTTCCAGAGCAGCAGAATGATCTACCTGAGTTATGCCTGCGGCACCATGGAAGCCAATCATACCTGTCTGGCCCGGGGGAAACTCGGGGAAGAAGGGCTGAGTGACGTTTCCGAGATTTTCCGGGTGCAGCCGGCCAAGGCGGGTAACGCCCACTACGGCGGGCGCCTTGCCTGGTTGCAGGACAACACACTGGTGCTCACCCTTGGTGACGGCTTTGATTACCGGGAGCAGGCCCAGCGACGGCAAAACCATATCGGCAGCATTGTCCGCCTCAATCCCGATGGCAGTGTGCCCGCCGATAATCCATACGCCGGAAGCGACCAGTATCAGGGCGAGATATACAGCTATGGGCACCGAAACGTGCAGGGGCTGGTTTACGACAGTGAACGTGACCTTCTGATTGCGCATGAGCACGGTCCCCGTGGTGGTGACGAGATCAACATTATTCGTCCCGGTGCCAACTATGGCTGGCCTGTTGCCAGCTACGGGCTGGATTACACCGGCGCCCGTGTAACCCCCTATCAGGAGCGCGAGGGTATGGTGGGCCCGGTTCTACACTGGACGCCGTCCATCGCGCCCTCTGGCATGACGGTTGTCAGCGGCGACCTGTTTCCCCAGTGGCGGGGCGATCTGCTGATTGGCGGCCTGGTCACGCGGCAGGTACATCGCGTCAGGCTCGAAGATGGCGAGGCAAAGCAGGTCGGCATCCTGTTTGGTGGGCTGGATGAGCGTATCAGAGACGTGGAAACCGGCCCGGACGGGGCTGTTTACCTGCTGACAGACAGCGCTGACGGGCGTGTACTGCGGGTGACACCGAAGTAG
- the serC gene encoding 3-phosphoserine/phosphohydroxythreonine transaminase, producing the protein MTRAYNFCAGPATLPEEVLRQARDEMLDWQGTGMSVMEMSHRSDEFVSIAEAAEQDLRELAGVSDDYAVLFMQGGASSQFATVPLNLMGADGSADYVNTGIWSKKAIAEASRYGRVNVAASTEEGGFTSVPDQADWRTSPEADYLHYTPNETIGGLEFDFVPDSGSVPLVADMSSTMLSRPVDVSKFGLIYAGAQKNIGPSGLVVVIIRKDLLGKARKETPTMMNYQVMADNDSMFNTPATYSWYLAGLVFKWLKAQGGVEAMGRMNQRKAQKLYDFVDSSDFYANPIAPRFRSWMNVPFTLADDALNNDFLAGANARSLLNLKGHRSVGGMRASLYNAMPEAGVDALIDYMTEFARERG; encoded by the coding sequence ATGACCAGGGCGTATAACTTTTGTGCCGGCCCCGCCACTTTGCCGGAGGAAGTCCTGCGGCAGGCACGGGACGAAATGCTCGATTGGCAGGGCACCGGCATGTCGGTGATGGAAATGAGTCATCGCAGCGATGAGTTTGTCAGTATTGCCGAAGCCGCCGAGCAGGACTTGAGAGAGCTGGCCGGCGTATCAGATGACTACGCCGTACTGTTCATGCAGGGTGGGGCGTCCAGCCAGTTCGCCACGGTTCCGCTGAACCTGATGGGCGCGGACGGGTCTGCTGATTACGTCAATACCGGCATCTGGTCAAAAAAGGCGATCGCCGAGGCCAGTCGTTACGGCCGGGTAAACGTTGCTGCCAGTACTGAGGAAGGAGGTTTTACCTCCGTCCCGGATCAGGCGGATTGGCGCACGTCGCCGGAGGCAGACTACCTGCATTACACCCCCAATGAAACCATTGGGGGTCTGGAGTTTGATTTCGTGCCGGACTCCGGTTCTGTGCCGCTCGTTGCGGATATGTCCTCCACCATGCTTTCCCGGCCCGTGGACGTCTCGAAATTCGGGCTGATCTACGCGGGTGCCCAGAAAAATATTGGTCCTTCTGGCCTGGTGGTCGTCATTATCCGCAAGGATCTGCTGGGCAAAGCCCGCAAAGAAACTCCCACCATGATGAACTATCAGGTGATGGCGGATAACGATTCCATGTTCAACACGCCTGCTACTTATTCCTGGTACCTGGCCGGGCTGGTATTCAAATGGCTGAAAGCCCAGGGCGGCGTTGAAGCCATGGGCCGGATGAATCAGCGCAAAGCCCAGAAGCTCTACGACTTCGTGGATTCCAGCGATTTTTACGCAAACCCAATCGCGCCGCGCTTCCGTTCGTGGATGAACGTGCCATTCACTCTGGCAGACGACGCGCTGAACAATGATTTTCTGGCCGGTGCCAACGCCAGGTCACTGCTGAACCTGAAGGGGCATCGCTCCGTCGGCGGCATGCGGGCCAGCCTCTACAATGCCATGCCTGAAGCCGGGGTGGATGCCCTGATTGACTACATGACGGAATTTGCCCGGGAGCGTGGCTGA
- a CDS encoding aconitate hydratase, which translates to MTKQTKSKPRNVATKLIESHLVSGKLKPGEEIGLGIDQTLTQDATGTLVMLELEAMGLDQVKTELSAQYVDHNLLQTDHRNPDDHVFLRSACEKFGIWFSPAGSGVSHPVHMERFGKPGKTLLGSDSHTCAAGSLGMLAMGAGGLSVAMAMCGEPFYLNMPRVMGVKLTGKLPDWVSAKDVILEMLRRHGVKGGAGKIIEYYGPGLKQLSAMDRHVIANMGQEMGHTATVFPADDAVRDFLRQQNREEDFQRLEADTGATYDLHDEIDLSKLEPLIALPSSPGKVFPVKEVAGEPIYQAYIGSSANPGLRDFAVPALMVKGRQVHERVSFDINPTSRQVLENLVELGHLTDLLSAGARLHQTGCNGCIGMGQAPATDQISLRTVPRNFAGRSGTSEDKVCLCSPETAAASALTGVITDPRDLDMDYPVFDERKTFYVEDRNIRPPARHPELSMVEKGPNISTLPSFNGLPESLEAPVLLKVGDDVSTDDILPAGSEILPLRSNIPAISEFTYTRLDTGYPERAKRYQASGSVIVGGDNYGQGSSREHAALAPRYLGVRVVIAKSYSRIHWQNLCSFGVLPLRFVTPETFDSIEQGDGLVFHGLVEALEAGDTILAENSRSGERHELTHDLSDRQVRMIIAGGLLNMMRQTMAA; encoded by the coding sequence GTGACGAAACAGACGAAGAGTAAACCGCGTAACGTAGCCACCAAGCTGATCGAATCGCATCTGGTTTCCGGAAAGCTGAAACCCGGCGAGGAAATCGGGCTTGGCATTGATCAGACTCTGACCCAGGACGCCACCGGCACGCTTGTTATGCTGGAGCTCGAGGCTATGGGGCTGGACCAGGTCAAGACCGAGCTTTCCGCCCAGTACGTCGACCACAATCTGTTGCAGACTGACCACCGCAATCCTGACGATCATGTATTCCTGCGAAGCGCCTGCGAAAAGTTCGGAATCTGGTTCAGCCCGGCAGGCTCCGGTGTCAGTCATCCCGTCCATATGGAACGTTTTGGCAAGCCTGGCAAGACCCTGCTCGGTTCCGACAGCCACACTTGTGCTGCAGGCTCTCTGGGTATGCTGGCAATGGGCGCGGGCGGCCTGTCTGTGGCCATGGCCATGTGCGGCGAGCCCTTCTATCTGAATATGCCCCGGGTAATGGGGGTGAAGCTCACCGGCAAACTGCCGGACTGGGTGAGCGCTAAAGATGTGATTCTGGAAATGCTTCGCCGCCACGGGGTCAAGGGTGGCGCCGGAAAGATCATCGAATATTACGGGCCGGGCCTGAAACAGCTTTCGGCCATGGACCGCCATGTGATCGCCAACATGGGCCAGGAAATGGGCCATACCGCCACGGTATTTCCGGCGGACGACGCAGTGCGTGATTTTCTCAGGCAGCAAAATCGGGAAGAAGATTTCCAGAGACTGGAAGCCGACACCGGCGCCACCTACGATCTTCACGATGAGATTGACCTGAGCAAGCTGGAGCCTCTCATTGCGCTGCCAAGCAGCCCCGGCAAAGTGTTCCCGGTGAAAGAAGTGGCAGGTGAGCCCATCTATCAGGCCTACATAGGTTCGTCCGCGAATCCCGGCCTGCGTGATTTTGCGGTCCCGGCGTTAATGGTGAAAGGGCGCCAGGTGCATGAGCGGGTGTCGTTCGACATTAACCCCACCTCCCGTCAGGTCCTGGAAAATCTGGTGGAGCTCGGCCATCTGACGGATCTGCTGAGTGCCGGCGCGCGCCTGCATCAGACCGGCTGTAACGGCTGTATTGGCATGGGCCAGGCACCGGCAACGGATCAGATCAGCCTGCGCACAGTACCCAGAAATTTTGCCGGCCGCTCCGGCACCAGCGAGGACAAGGTGTGCCTCTGTAGCCCGGAAACCGCCGCTGCTTCCGCATTGACAGGGGTGATTACCGATCCGCGGGACCTGGATATGGACTATCCGGTCTTCGACGAGCGCAAGACCTTCTATGTGGAAGACCGGAACATTCGTCCTCCCGCCCGGCACCCCGAGCTGAGCATGGTTGAAAAAGGGCCGAACATCAGCACCTTGCCGAGCTTTAACGGACTTCCGGAATCGCTGGAGGCACCGGTTCTGCTCAAAGTGGGTGACGATGTGTCCACCGACGATATCCTGCCGGCCGGCTCCGAGATACTGCCGCTTCGCAGTAATATCCCGGCCATCAGTGAGTTCACCTATACCCGGCTGGATACTGGTTATCCGGAGCGGGCAAAGCGTTACCAGGCCAGTGGGTCGGTGATTGTAGGTGGCGACAACTACGGGCAGGGTTCAAGCCGGGAGCATGCGGCACTGGCTCCCCGCTATCTTGGCGTACGGGTGGTGATTGCCAAGAGCTATTCGCGCATTCACTGGCAGAACCTGTGCAGCTTCGGTGTGCTGCCCCTGCGATTCGTCACCCCGGAAACCTTTGACAGTATTGAGCAGGGTGACGGGCTGGTGTTTCACGGGCTGGTGGAGGCGCTGGAAGCAGGCGACACAATCCTTGCCGAAAACAGCCGCTCAGGCGAGCGCCATGAGCTCACCCACGATCTCAGCGATCGGCAGGTTCGCATGATCATCGCGGGTGGTTTGCTGAACATGATGCGTCAGACAATGGCCGCCTGA
- a CDS encoding thiamine-binding protein: MYLSVQLSCYPLADDYKPPIRALIERLEKSGLEIYPGRMSTEMFGEYDDVMQVLSDTMKWSFETYGKAVFVAKIMEGDRRPRN, translated from the coding sequence ATGTATTTATCCGTGCAATTAAGCTGCTACCCCCTAGCCGATGACTATAAACCGCCCATCCGGGCGCTGATCGAACGACTGGAAAAAAGTGGTCTCGAGATTTATCCGGGGCGCATGAGCACAGAAATGTTCGGGGAGTACGATGACGTGATGCAGGTGTTATCCGACACCATGAAATGGTCCTTCGAGACCTATGGCAAAGCGGTGTTCGTGGCCAAGATCATGGAAGGTGATCGTCGGCCACGAAACTAG
- the ggt gene encoding gamma-glutamyltransferase → MLIAGTILLCGSALAGAQAILEGERFHPVTASQGMVVTSHTLATEVALEVLKQGGNAVDAAVTAGFALAVTQPRSGNIGGGGFMLYAPGDSGEVEAIDYREKAPVAATETMFQDEDGNVVQNRSRFTHKAAGVPGTVAGLALALDRHGTLTLKQALAPAIRLARDGFIVPARFTEGLEQARERLARWPATLNTFYKKDGTAWQPGERFVQPDLANTLERIANHGIDDFYEGETAKLIVAEMQRHDGLITLEDLRNYKPAVRQPIHGTYRGHDIYSMSPPSSGGTHIVQILNILEGYPIAAMGHNSAAGIHHLAEAMKLAYADRAKFLGDTDFVEVPLAGLTSKAYAEELRNGIDPKRTRPSVEISAGDPTAFESPETTHFSIVDRWGNAVSNTYTINFSYGSGITVAGAGFLLNNEMDDFSAKPGVPNAYGLIGGEANRIAPEKRMLSSMSPTIVRREGRNYLVAGSPGGSRIITTTLQVLLNVIDHGMNIQSAVSVPRIHHQWLPDEIRIEQGISPDTVELLEGMGHKVVQKSAMGAIQSILIEHDGTLNGGADPRRSTSSAMGY, encoded by the coding sequence ATGTTAATCGCCGGAACCATCCTGCTTTGCGGTTCCGCCCTGGCCGGAGCGCAGGCTATTCTCGAAGGCGAACGCTTTCATCCGGTCACCGCCAGCCAGGGCATGGTAGTCACCAGCCATACGCTGGCCACAGAAGTTGCACTTGAGGTCTTGAAACAGGGCGGCAATGCCGTCGATGCCGCGGTAACCGCCGGGTTTGCCCTGGCGGTTACCCAGCCTCGCTCCGGCAACATTGGCGGCGGTGGTTTCATGCTCTATGCCCCGGGCGATAGCGGTGAGGTGGAAGCAATTGATTACCGAGAGAAGGCCCCGGTAGCCGCCACTGAAACCATGTTCCAGGATGAGGACGGCAATGTGGTCCAGAACCGCAGCCGCTTCACGCACAAAGCCGCGGGCGTGCCCGGCACGGTGGCAGGGCTAGCCCTGGCTCTGGACAGGCATGGCACCCTGACACTCAAGCAGGCACTGGCACCGGCCATTCGCCTGGCCCGCGACGGCTTTATCGTACCGGCCCGTTTCACCGAAGGCCTGGAGCAGGCCCGGGAACGCCTGGCGCGATGGCCCGCCACCCTGAATACCTTCTATAAAAAAGATGGAACTGCCTGGCAGCCGGGCGAACGTTTCGTTCAGCCGGATCTGGCCAATACCCTTGAGCGGATAGCCAACCACGGCATCGATGACTTCTACGAAGGCGAAACCGCAAAACTGATTGTCGCGGAAATGCAGCGTCACGACGGGCTGATTACGCTGGAAGACCTGCGTAACTACAAGCCGGCCGTGCGTCAGCCCATTCACGGCACCTATCGCGGCCACGATATCTACTCCATGTCTCCGCCCTCCTCCGGCGGCACCCACATTGTCCAGATCCTTAACATCCTTGAGGGCTACCCGATCGCTGCCATGGGCCATAATTCCGCGGCCGGGATTCATCACCTGGCCGAAGCCATGAAGCTGGCCTATGCCGACCGGGCAAAGTTTCTGGGAGACACCGATTTCGTGGAGGTGCCACTTGCCGGTCTGACCAGCAAGGCCTATGCAGAAGAGCTCCGTAATGGCATTGATCCGAAGCGTACCCGCCCTTCCGTAGAGATCAGTGCCGGCGACCCGACGGCTTTCGAGAGCCCAGAGACCACGCATTTCTCCATCGTGGACCGCTGGGGTAATGCCGTTTCCAACACCTACACCATCAACTTCAGTTACGGTTCAGGTATCACAGTGGCGGGCGCCGGCTTTCTTCTCAATAACGAGATGGATGATTTCTCCGCCAAACCCGGTGTCCCCAACGCCTACGGATTGATTGGCGGCGAAGCAAACAGAATCGCACCAGAGAAGCGCATGCTCAGCTCCATGTCCCCCACTATTGTCCGGCGGGAGGGGCGGAACTATTTGGTTGCCGGCAGCCCTGGTGGCTCGAGGATTATTACCACCACCTTGCAGGTACTGCTGAATGTGATAGACCATGGCATGAATATACAATCTGCCGTCAGCGTTCCCAGAATCCACCACCAATGGCTGCCGGATGAAATCCGCATTGAGCAGGGCATCAGCCCTGACACCGTTGAGCTCCTGGAAGGGATGGGCCACAAGGTGGTTCAGAAGAGCGCCATGGGCGCTATTCAGAGTATCCTGATCGAACACGACGGCACCCTGAACGGCGGTGCAGATCCCCGCCGCAGTACATCTTCAGCCATGGGTTATTGA
- the gyrA gene encoding DNA gyrase subunit A: MGELAKEILPVNIEDELKQSYLDYAMSVIVGRALPDVRDGLKPVHRRVLFAMSELNNDWNKAYKKSARVVGDVIGKYHPHGDSAVYDTIVRMAQPFSLRYPLVDGQGNFGSIDGDNAAAMRYTEIRMEKIAHSLLADLDKETVDYVPNYDGTEQIPDVLPTRIPNLLVNGSSGIAVGMATNIPPHNLTEIVNGCLALIDNPDLTVDDLMEYIPGPDFPTEAIINGRAGIVEAYRTGRGRIYIRARHEIEHDNKTNRDAIIITELPYQLNKARLIEKIAELVKEKRLEGISELRDESNKEGIRVVIELRRGENPDVVVNNLFAHTQLQTVFGINMVALINGEPKILNLKQMLDAFIRHRREVVTRRTIYELRKARERGHILEGLTVALANIDEIIALIKSSPAAAEAKEKLMAQGWSPGDVLAMLERAGEDACRPDDLPEIFGLRNGLYHLSPEQAQAILDLRLHRLTGLETEKLQNEYKEILEKIAELLEILGNPNRLMEVIREELEAVVTEFGDKRLTEITSSKRDLTIADLIDEEDLVVTISHGGYAKTQAVEDYQAQRRGGRGKAATSMKDEDFVEKLLVANSHDTILCFSNRGKVYWLRVFEIPRASRASRGRPMVNILPLEEGERITSFLPVRDYPEDQYVLMATSAGVVKKTPLPNFSRPRSSGLIALNLDEGDTLIGTAITKGDAEVMLFSTAGKAVRFNEEAVRPMSRTARGVRGIKMPEGHHVVSLIIPQENTVLLTASENGYGKRTNFDEFPTYSRGSQGVIAMQCSERNGNLVTALQLWEGDEMMLISDKGTLVRTRTDEVSVLSRNTQGVRLIKLSQEDERLVGVERIAETDDDDLDEAETVEGAQAVDGAETSEGSESSPADDANGEDNDQGV; encoded by the coding sequence ATGGGTGAACTAGCCAAAGAGATCCTGCCGGTAAATATTGAAGACGAACTGAAGCAGTCCTACCTCGATTACGCTATGAGCGTTATTGTCGGCCGGGCACTTCCGGATGTACGGGACGGCCTCAAGCCGGTGCATCGCCGTGTGCTATTCGCCATGTCCGAGCTTAACAACGACTGGAACAAGGCCTACAAGAAATCTGCCCGTGTGGTGGGCGACGTTATTGGTAAGTATCACCCCCACGGTGACTCTGCTGTCTACGACACCATCGTTCGTATGGCTCAGCCGTTTTCCCTGAGGTATCCGCTGGTAGATGGTCAGGGTAACTTTGGTTCCATTGACGGCGACAACGCGGCCGCCATGCGTTACACCGAAATCCGCATGGAAAAGATTGCCCACTCGCTGCTGGCGGATCTGGACAAGGAAACCGTTGACTACGTTCCCAACTATGACGGCACCGAACAGATTCCCGATGTGCTGCCGACGCGGATTCCCAACCTGCTGGTGAATGGGTCTTCCGGCATTGCGGTGGGTATGGCGACCAACATTCCGCCCCATAACCTGACCGAGATCGTGAACGGCTGCCTCGCGCTGATCGACAACCCGGACCTGACTGTCGATGATCTGATGGAATACATTCCCGGCCCGGATTTCCCTACAGAGGCCATCATTAATGGCCGTGCCGGCATTGTTGAAGCCTACCGTACCGGCCGTGGTCGCATTTACATCCGCGCCCGCCACGAAATCGAGCACGACAACAAGACCAATCGCGACGCCATCATCATTACCGAGCTGCCGTATCAGCTCAACAAGGCCCGCCTGATCGAAAAGATTGCCGAGCTGGTTAAAGAGAAGCGCCTTGAGGGCATTTCCGAGCTGCGGGACGAGTCCAACAAGGAAGGTATCCGGGTAGTGATCGAGCTGCGCCGCGGTGAAAACCCGGACGTGGTGGTCAACAACCTGTTTGCCCATACCCAGTTGCAAACCGTGTTCGGTATCAACATGGTCGCCCTGATCAACGGCGAGCCCAAGATCCTGAACCTCAAGCAGATGCTGGATGCCTTTATCCGCCATCGCCGGGAAGTGGTCACCCGCCGCACCATCTATGAGCTGCGCAAGGCCCGTGAGCGCGGCCACATTCTGGAAGGTCTGACCGTTGCGCTGGCGAATATCGATGAAATCATTGCGCTGATCAAATCCTCGCCGGCCGCCGCGGAAGCCAAGGAAAAGCTGATGGCCCAGGGCTGGTCCCCGGGTGACGTGCTGGCGATGCTGGAGCGCGCAGGGGAAGACGCCTGCCGCCCGGACGACCTGCCGGAGATCTTTGGTCTTCGTAACGGCCTTTATCATCTGTCACCGGAACAGGCTCAGGCCATTCTGGATCTGCGTCTGCATCGACTGACCGGCCTTGAAACCGAGAAGCTTCAGAACGAATACAAGGAAATTCTGGAGAAGATCGCGGAACTGCTGGAGATTCTGGGCAACCCGAACCGCCTGATGGAGGTTATCCGTGAGGAGCTGGAAGCCGTCGTTACTGAATTCGGCGACAAGCGCCTGACTGAAATCACCAGTTCCAAACGGGACCTGACCATCGCCGATCTGATCGACGAGGAAGATCTGGTGGTGACCATCTCCCATGGTGGTTATGCCAAGACCCAGGCGGTGGAAGATTACCAGGCCCAGCGCCGTGGTGGCCGCGGCAAGGCGGCAACGTCCATGAAAGACGAGGATTTTGTCGAGAAACTGCTGGTCGCTAACTCCCACGATACCATTCTGTGTTTCTCTAACCGCGGCAAGGTCTACTGGTTGCGGGTGTTCGAGATTCCCCGTGCCAGCCGCGCGTCCCGTGGTCGTCCGATGGTGAATATCCTGCCGCTGGAAGAGGGTGAGCGCATCACCTCCTTCCTGCCCGTCCGGGATTATCCGGAAGACCAGTACGTGTTGATGGCTACGTCCGCGGGTGTTGTGAAGAAAACACCGCTGCCGAACTTTTCCCGTCCTCGTAGCAGTGGCCTGATCGCATTGAATCTCGATGAAGGAGACACCCTGATCGGCACCGCTATCACCAAGGGTGATGCCGAGGTCATGCTGTTCTCCACCGCTGGCAAAGCTGTACGCTTTAATGAAGAAGCCGTGCGTCCGATGAGCCGCACCGCGCGTGGTGTGCGTGGTATCAAAATGCCGGAAGGACACCATGTCGTTTCACTGATTATTCCGCAGGAGAATACAGTTCTGCTGACGGCCAGTGAGAACGGCTATGGCAAGCGCACCAATTTCGATGAGTTCCCCACCTATAGCCGCGGAAGCCAGGGCGTTATTGCAATGCAATGCTCTGAGCGCAATGGCAACCTGGTGACTGCGCTGCAGTTGTGGGAAGGCGACGAAATGATGCTGATCTCTGACAAGGGCACACTGGTCAGAACGCGGACCGATGAAGTCTCGGTGCTGAGCCGGAATACGCAGGGTGTTCGGTTGATCAAGTTAAGCCAGGAAGACGAGCGTCTGGTCGGCGTTGAGCGAATTGCTGAAACTGACGACGACGATCTGGACGAGGCTGAAACGGTGGAGGGCGCTCAAGCAGTAGATGGCGCTGAAACGTCAGAGGGCTCAGAAAGCTCTCCCGCTGATGATGCAAATGGTGAGGACAATGACCAGGGCGTATAA